The Hordeum vulgare subsp. vulgare chromosome 4H, MorexV3_pseudomolecules_assembly, whole genome shotgun sequence genomic interval ATTTCACTGACAtacgaatctatactctaaaatatgtctatgtacatccgtatgtagtttatagtgcaatctctaaaaggtcttatatttaggaacggagggagtagatctgAAGTCATCTCCTGGACGGTTATCTCCAGCACGGCTAACACTATTGCAAAAAATAAGAGGTTTCCACAGAACCATGGCATTTCATACGATTATTATATTGACAAATATCATCAACTTACAGCCTCCCAGTGACTATCACTTGAGGATCAAAACATGTCGCAACAGCGCAGAGGCACAAACCAAGGGGAACAAGTTTCCCCTGCCGGCCATTTGAaagaaaattaaaagaaagaattgTTTATATGCACCGTTCCAACATATCAAGGATCCCAATATACTCTACTAAATAGAGCACGCTGCTGGTTCAATACTTACAAAGGTATATTTACAGAGTATCTGTAGGACTAGGTACCTATATTTTCAGGTTACCACATGAGATGTTAATCCAAGACACTTAGTCCAGCCTAAGGTCTAAGTCGTCTCGTGGAACTCCATTTTCTGCACAGGATCACGATGGAGCAGAAATCAGTTAAATACAGGGAAAACATACAGTGAAATAGATTGCAATGACAACAATACACATCTGTCAGAGTTTTTGACTACATCAAATCCGagatgacaaaattagcttactAAATGACAAAGGCGACAAACATCAACAAATGCGATTGTCCATTGTTAATTCTAAAATTTTCAAATACTTAACATCAGAATTAGGTAGACATTATTCAGCCCCAAACAACATTCTCCTTGCTATTTGTATCTGTCCAACGCGGATGTTAAATTTCCCTTCCCAGGAAAAATACCGATCAGCCTAGCCGAATAGGATTAATAGTCCCGTATCATACTTAATGATAcgtaagtactccctctgtaaacttttataagagcgtttagaattTTAAGACACAGCCCACAAATGGTGAATTAGACCATTCTACCGTCAATTTGAattcgtgtcgtcttcctcctccaggAGCTCATGTCGTCCCCATCCTCCAGGAGCTcccgtcgtcgtcttcctccagGAGCTCGTGACCCCTCCCCCCGCCCCCCCTCGTCCGGCAGAGCAGCTCGAACTCCACATCTGCAGGACCTCCTCCGCTACTCGTCGTGCAGACCCATCTGCAGGACCTCCTCCGCTCCTCCACAGCAGCAACCACATCTCCAGTATGCCGCTCCTCCTTGCAGGATGAGGAAGACGAGCATTCCTCGCCGTCATATTCGAGCAGGACAAGGCTGTCTGGACCGCGCTCGTCTCGCTCCTCCTCGACCTCGGTAAAAAAAACAGCTTTGCCTCGAGCAGGAGAAGGTGGCGCACGCGATGTCGGCGAGAGGGGGAGGCGGGGCCAGAGGGAGAGCGGGCGCTGGCGAGCTAGGGATTTTGAAGTGAGGGGAATCGCGAGTGAGTGAGTGAGGTGAGGGAGGGGCAAAATGGGAAACGACAAGATTTTCGTAGCGTTACGGAATTTGAACTGCACTTCCTAAACGCTCTTATaaaagtttacagagggagtataaacCAGGCCGATAGTAAGCTGCCAGGCATGCACCATGCCTTGGGTTATGAGGAGATTAACAAACTGAGAAATCCCAGACTATTAGCCGCCTTATTTTCCGGTATTCCGATGCATGAGAACTATTAACAACCTATCTAATATGAGCGAGGAATAAGCTCAAAGCTTTACCCATATTAATGATATGTCACTTCCCAAAATTACCGTCGTGGCGAAGCAACTGCTTTCAGGTTCCACATGTGAAACCTGCAATCAGGACAGTTTAACCATATGTACTTTCAACACTAACTACATGTTTGGGATGAATGGTGATCTGAACACTACATCAATATATTAGGATAATCATGCAACTGCAGTTTCATATCATGAATTTACGGAAAATAAGGTAAAGTAACAAactagtagaaatggtgcacaatacatatactactccctccgtcccaaaataagtgtcgttgcTCTAGTTcaaaatttgtactaacttagtGTTAAAtgtgcgacacttattttgggacgggggAGCATATCACTAAACTCTCTAGAATTGGAGGCTTCTCATTCAATGAGGTCATCAATTTAGAATTGGGTGATCGATTTTGATCGGGTCAACAATCTTTCACTCAATTATTTAAGCTTCCTAGAATTGGAGGCCTCTCATTCAATTGAGGTCATCAATTTGGAATTGGGTTACTCATTTTGACCGGGTCAACAATCTCTCACTCAATTATTTTAATTAACTGTGCTCTTTTATTTCATTGAGAAATTAAATACTGAATTTCGTTCATGATTTTGACCAGGTCAATAATTTTACATATCTATTGGAAGCAACCGGCCGATAAAAACTTAGCAATCCTAGGCACcctctcatcacctagaaacaaaAAGCATCAACATGTGATATTGTAGCATCAATATAGTACATGTATCCACCAACATAGAATTTTTTCCCACATAAGTATGAGTTGAGCAGCAAATCACAATATCACACCACGGAAGCCCACCAAAACACCGCATTATATgaatagaaaagaaaagacaCACCATCATCTTCCCCACTAACCAAACCTGATACTCACTCCGTTCTAAAATCTAAGATGTGTTAGTTTATTGAAAAGACTACTTTTTTTTAACTTTGATGAAGTTCAAACGCAAAAAATATCGACATCTACAATACTAATAATAAAACATGAAAattcatttcatgatgaatctaagaATCCGATTTGATATTATGGATACTCATATATTTCTAAAAAATGTGGTCAAATTTGAAGAGGTTTGACTTTAAAAAAATAATATACCTTATATTTTAAGATAGATTGAATACAAATGAAAATACAAAAACATCAACAGCGCAGCAAAGCACGCCCAGTCCTTCTAGTACAATTAAAAGTCGGAcctatttaaatacaaaatggatCACCTAAAGGAAGTAATACAGACTTCCTGCAATGCCCACACCGTTCCAAAGTAAACTTGGACTACTGAATCTCGTAGTAGACCAAAATGCAACACCACACCACAATGGTGCTAAGAAATCAAGTTACACCCTATTGACCAAACTTCAACGAACAAGCAAATGCTCCGTCACAATCATTGTATAAAGTAATTAGAGTCCTGCCCAATTAAAACGCAGAAATACAACACCTAAATAAGTAAAATGCAAAGGCATGTCCTGTAATGCCGACATTGTTCCAAAGTAAATATGGACTACTGACCTCGTAGTAGAACAAAGTGTCACAGCATATGGAAATGGAACTAATAGATCACTGGATAAATAAAAAGCTAAAACAAAGTTACCTTTCCACAAACAGGGCAAGCCTCACTTCTTTCGATCCACTCATAGATACAGCCAAGGTGGAAATGATGTGAGCACTGCATTACTATCCTAGGATTCTCCGAAGTATAATCTGCAATTTAGATAGGTAATGGGTATCAGGTTATCTGATTTGAGAGTTTATTTCAATTAACCATCATAAACATGAATTTATGACACGTGTGAATAATTTATTCAACACCCACCGTGTTCTAAAGCAATGGAATATGTATAGAACGAttgggctacccaagaaattaaaTTAGTGCCACAAAAGTTCAAAACGATTCATTGATTTGGTCATATTCggtcatgcaatataacataattAATGCTTATTGTTTCTAGAGTGCTCTATTTCAAGTGTTGCTAATACTATGAAACTAATGCGCTGTACAAAACTCACTCACATCTTCCTGATAGACTAATAAACTGAAGGTTAGTGAGCATTACCTTCAAGACATGTTGGGcagacatcttcatcttcagtagATGGAGAAAAGTAGGTGAAATAGTTTCCAGATTCCTTTCGGGATAACTTATCTCCATAAGCAGAGCTGCATCTTTTCATTTTTGTGTCATAGTTTGTTTTACTTGGCTTGTCGACTGAACTCATGGTTTCCATTTCCTCATCATAATTTGGTCTGAGTGGTTCTGATTGCTCTGGTGAATGGCTTGAAGGATCATGCCTTGATGCAAACCAGTTGTGCAGAGGAGGGGAGAATCTAGGATCATCATATGGCAGTGGTCTTGGAGGTGAACGATATGTATCGAATGAACTTTCAGATGAATCAAGAGGGGCGGCTTCTACAGCTTGAGAAACAGAGTGGAGAGTTCCAACTCGGAATAAAACAGTGTACTGAAAAAAAGGAGATACAAATGTAATGGTTTCGTACCTGTATAACCTCAATTCATGTTAAAGTAAGGAGCTTATTACAAGAGACAGAAAATTTAGCAGGTGAGTGGAACAAGAAGCAATTAGCAATGGTCGTGTCATGTTTTTGGTTTCTATAAGCTACCAATCACATCAGGTGTTCACTGCAAAAGGCTAGTTACTACAGAATTAAAGGTTGTGTATAAACAAGGCGAAAGTAGCAAAGAAGATACTTGTTGATTTGTTCTTTCCTCTGCTCGTACAATGTGATAAATCTTGGCCGTGACTCCATGTAATCCGACAGAAGAGCACATTGTTACCATTGAAATCGGTATAAGCATATCCAATACAGGTGCTTAATTACTTGTGCACATCGGGTTGTGCTTAACAGAAAACAGAAGGAAGTGTACTTGCACGTTAAAAGATTGTGATCCTCTAGGACCAAAAATTAGAAGTCAGACATACGTACTAATCTTTATCACACCAACCCTATGGCAATCAAGCAACGGGGACGAGACTTACAGCGTTGATGAGCTGCTGGGTAAAACACCCGAGGCACATGCAGTTCCTAAACGCACCAGAAGTCTGGTGGCCATGGTGGTCGGAGTAATCGGCTTGCAAACACGAGCAGAAAGCTCccatgaccccccccccccccccccccaaaaaaaagccCTCAAAAGAACTCCAAGAACCAAGACCCTGCAGCTGACGGGCCACCGACAGGGTACCAACTCCACAAAAGTAGCAGCAAATCGGCCCCCGACGCCGGCCTCTTGGCTACTATTATTACCCACAAAAGTACCAACTCCTGGAGACGATTATTACCTACCAATGGAGGCAAATCAGGCCGTGCGAGAGAAGATCGGTCGTATCAGTGGAGAAATGTTGTCCAATCCGATGGTTGAACTCAATCCCCGAATTAATTTTGGTGGAAACAAATGTCTAGTAGCAGTAGCATTAGCTCAGGATACCTTGGATAGGTTATTGGAGAAGAAATAGCCGGCGGAATTCGATCGCCCACGGAGAGCCGATAATCGAAGCAGGCTAGGGCTAGATTACAGCAAGGGACGGAATCGCATCAGGTCGGCGCTTCAAGGGCGTGAGGAGGGGGAGATGGGGCCGTCGGAGGAGGCGGCGAAGACGCCCTTGGCTTAGAGGCGTCAGGAGGATGACGAGGCGGGGGTTTCGACGACGCGGGGCAAAGGGGATTGAGGGAGGGGAGAGACTTTTGTGAGACGGAATCGAACAGTACAGAAGGAGAGGGACGGAGGTGCCGAAGTGAGGCGCTCACGGGTGCCCAGGATCGCACGCGTCAGCACTCAGCGGCTGCGCGCTACCATACATGATCTTTTTTTTCAGTTTGCGGGATACAGTACCGTACATGATCTTGTTatacgtactccctccgttcttaaatactccctctgtaaattaatataaaagtgttcagattactaaaatagtgttctaaatgctcttatattactttacggagggagtataagtcttttaaaagatttccttagatgactacatacgaagcaaaatgaataaatctatactctaaagtatgtctatatatatccgtacGTAGTTTTCTAATAGAatgtctagaaagacttatatttaggaacggagggagtataaggatATTTCTTCTTGAGAAAACTTTGAATCtatttgccgtcatgccgaaaaaaaatcatcatatagTACAATGAATAGAGGTGGAATCAAAAAATTTAACCAATAGGTTCACTCACTAACTAGTTACGAAAAAATTTATATAAAATAAATCCTGTTATGCACCATatcataaaaaaaagaaaaatctaaaTTATGACGTGCACACGGTGCGTTATTGTGCGGCGGGCACGTGTGCGCGCATCAAACAGTCCGAGAAAGGAATCGATATATGTAACAAGCCCCAAGACGCTCGAGAGTGCTTCTGTTTTTGACTTTTTGACCGGGCATTTTCTTttgccctcgctctctctcctcgGTTCCATCAACGACGATGAGAGAGCTCGCCATGCCAGCGACCGCTCACGCTGCCCAAATCATGAATCTGCTCCAACGCGAGCTCATCTCTGTCTAAGGTGTGTGCAACAACCACGAATCCACACGTCATTTCTTTCTCACCCATGACTATCTCTGGACCTCGTGGGATGACTTGAAATCATGGCCAAGCTTTTGAGGATGAAGAGGGTGAACGGGGGTTGGGTCTCCGGCCAGGGGTCGTTCTTCAGTCAAGCGGCTTGTGGACGGTGCTCCCATCACCATGTAATTGTTCTTTGTAAAATCTAGACAACGAGTGGCCTGACGAGCATGGCAAGTTGGCCACCAATCAGACAATTTGGTTTACCTTTGATTAGTTCGTATAATTAATCTGGAAAATATGGGATAAACAAGTATTATTTGAATTTCGAGTATAACAATCTCAACCACTTTTTGTGGCAACCTGATAAAACTAATCTCGCAACCTGATAAAAGCAATCTGGCAATTAGGAAGTAATGTGGCAACCAAGTCATTGTATCTCAAAATTTAATAATCTAGCAACCTGATAAAAGTAATTCGGAAATTAGATACAATAAATCCGGAAATTTAGGAGTAGGCAGTAATACAACCGATCAATCTTGTCAGCTACTTTTGTTTCAGTTCCTTTGAAGCTTCATTTTTCTCCTGTGTTCATCCCTAATTCTCGTTCTTGACAGTCGGA includes:
- the LOC123448357 gene encoding E3 ubiquitin-protein ligase At3g02290-like isoform X2 produces the protein MGAFCSCLQADYSDHHGHQTSGAFRNCMCLGCFTQQLINAYTVLFRVGTLHSVSQAVEAAPLDSSESSFDTYRSPPRPLPYDDPRFSPPLHNWFASRHDPSSHSPEQSEPLRPNYDEEMETMSSVDKPSKTNYDTKMKRCSSAYGDKLSRKESGNYFTYFSPSTEDEDVCPTCLEDYTSENPRIVMQCSHHFHLGCIYEWIERSEACPVCGKVSHVEPESSCFATTVILGSDISLIWKMEFHETT
- the LOC123448357 gene encoding E3 ubiquitin-protein ligase At3g02290-like isoform X1, with product MGAFCSCLQADYSDHHGHQTSGAFRNCMCLGCFTQQLINAYTVLFRVGTLHSVSQAVEAAPLDSSESSFDTYRSPPRPLPYDDPRFSPPLHNWFASRHDPSSHSPEQSEPLRPNYDEEMETMSSVDKPSKTNYDTKMKRCSSAYGDKLSRKESGNYFTYFSPSTEDEDVCPTCLEDYTSENPRIVMQCSHHFHLGCIYEWIERSEACPVCGKKMEFHETT